One Luteolibacter yonseiensis genomic window carries:
- a CDS encoding formylglycine-generating enzyme family protein: MKSTFRFLRPFAGILAVQTAFAAIPEVTNVTAVQRADTKFVDITYNVADADGDKLKVRVEISDNAGTVYSVPAFSFTGAIGDAVTPGNGKTITWNAGEDWDGEYSEQMRVKVIATDTKGFPGLEWGNEVPPGGFLMGQDGGAEGSGPSRHVNIPWSLWMSKYEITNGQYCEFLNMALAAGKVTRAGTTTYVRAIPIGGWTEVGLSTLILIGDTRDIRWNVNNFEVVGGKTNFPVSVTWYGALAFALQYGYDLPTDAEWEKAARGPDHDDQGEHWAYPWGNSISGGYANYANSGDPMADGRTPVGYYNGNQIPFGPDTKNAFGLYDLAGNLSEWTRTAPTDLEFYNQVEWLGSSNHSLTNSSGRITRGGNSSSQSTNNNLKIYYREQMDRNAADSLIGFRVVRRSNP; the protein is encoded by the coding sequence ATGAAATCGACATTCCGATTCCTCCGCCCCTTTGCAGGAATTCTGGCCGTTCAAACAGCCTTCGCCGCCATCCCGGAAGTGACCAACGTCACCGCGGTCCAGCGTGCCGACACCAAGTTCGTGGACATCACCTACAACGTCGCGGATGCCGATGGGGACAAACTCAAGGTCCGGGTGGAGATATCCGACAACGCAGGAACGGTCTATTCGGTCCCCGCGTTTTCATTCACCGGAGCCATCGGCGATGCCGTGACGCCCGGCAATGGCAAAACCATCACTTGGAACGCGGGAGAAGACTGGGATGGCGAATACTCGGAGCAGATGCGGGTGAAAGTGATCGCCACCGACACCAAGGGATTTCCCGGACTCGAATGGGGTAACGAAGTTCCGCCAGGTGGTTTCCTCATGGGACAGGACGGAGGAGCGGAAGGCAGCGGCCCTTCCCGACACGTCAACATCCCGTGGTCTTTGTGGATGTCGAAATACGAGATCACCAACGGCCAATACTGTGAATTCCTCAATATGGCACTTGCAGCAGGAAAGGTCACACGGGCAGGAACGACGACCTACGTAAGAGCTATCCCCATAGGAGGGTGGACCGAAGTTGGTTTGTCGACACTCATCCTGATCGGCGACACCAGAGACATTCGCTGGAACGTCAACAATTTCGAGGTGGTCGGAGGAAAGACAAATTTCCCGGTGTCGGTGACTTGGTATGGCGCCCTCGCGTTCGCCCTTCAATATGGCTATGACCTCCCGACAGATGCGGAGTGGGAAAAAGCGGCCCGCGGCCCCGATCACGATGACCAGGGCGAGCATTGGGCCTATCCTTGGGGAAATTCGATCTCTGGAGGATATGCCAATTATGCGAACAGCGGAGATCCTATGGCCGATGGCAGGACACCGGTAGGATACTACAACGGCAATCAGATCCCCTTCGGCCCCGACACCAAAAACGCGTTCGGCCTCTATGATTTGGCTGGAAATCTCTCCGAATGGACACGTACCGCTCCTACAGATTTGGAATTTTACAATCAGGTTGAATGGCTTGGCAGCTCAAACCATTCCCTGACAAACTCGAGTGGTAGGATTACGCGGGGCGGAAACTCCTCGAGCCAGTCGACCAATAACAATCTCAAGATCTACTATCGGGAACAAATGGACCGTAACGCCGCAGATTCGCTTATCGGGTTCCGGGTGGTTCGGCGCAGCAATCCCTGA